From Virgibacillus ihumii, the proteins below share one genomic window:
- the rnr gene encoding ribonuclease R has protein sequence MSETIKDRLRDYFNEHREKPLSVNELEQELELTESEDFKELIKSLNELEETGELVRTRKNRFGLPEKMNLIRGRIQMHAKGFAFLIPDNENQADIYIHHSDMGSAMNNDTVLVRLEKQSNDGNRPEGTVIRILERATHQIVGTFENNKSFGFVIADDKRIPNDIFISKGAFGGAVTGHKVIVHITKYPEAGKSAEGEIIYILGHKNDPGIDIISIIHKNGIKIDFPEEVLEQAANTPEEIEEAELKNRVDRRDETIVTIDGADAKDLDDAVSVKKLDNGNYMLGVYIADVSYYVEQDTPIDKEAFERGTSVYLVDRVIPMIPHRLSNGICSLNPQVDRLTLGCEMEISSKGEVVNHEIFQSVIKTNERMTYRDVNKILVDHDEEVRDKYQELVPMFEQMESLAAILRGKRMGRGAIDFDFKEAQVLVDENGKASDVVLRERSVAERLIEEFMLAANETVAEHFHWMDVPFIHRIHEDPDEGKLQHFFEFVAGLGYAVKGKANEVHPQALQKIIEGVKGKPEEMIVSKLMLRSMQQAKYDPQSVGHFGLATDFYTHFTSPIRRYPDLTVHRLIRTYLIDKKMDPKTLKYWKDHMPEIARHTSGMERAAVDAERETDDLKKAEFMQDKIGEEFTGVISSVTNFGLFVELENTVEGLVHVSYLTDDYYHFDERSYAMIGERTGNIYRIGEEVDVRVVKVNLDERVVDFELVDNQPPRKKAK, from the coding sequence ATGAGTGAAACAATTAAAGACAGATTACGTGATTATTTTAATGAACATCGGGAAAAACCTTTATCCGTGAATGAATTGGAACAGGAATTGGAATTGACCGAATCAGAAGATTTTAAAGAACTTATTAAATCACTTAATGAATTGGAAGAAACAGGCGAACTTGTCCGGACCCGGAAAAATCGTTTCGGACTTCCGGAAAAAATGAATTTGATCCGGGGAAGAATCCAGATGCATGCGAAAGGATTTGCATTTTTAATTCCGGATAATGAAAATCAGGCCGATATTTATATCCATCATTCTGATATGGGTTCGGCAATGAATAATGATACAGTGCTGGTTCGGCTTGAAAAGCAGAGCAATGATGGCAATAGACCTGAAGGCACTGTCATCCGGATTTTGGAGCGGGCGACACATCAGATTGTCGGAACGTTTGAAAATAACAAATCATTTGGGTTTGTTATTGCTGATGATAAACGGATTCCAAATGATATATTTATCTCAAAAGGAGCTTTTGGCGGTGCTGTCACTGGACATAAAGTAATCGTTCATATTACCAAATATCCGGAAGCCGGCAAGAGTGCGGAAGGAGAAATCATTTACATTCTCGGACATAAAAATGATCCGGGTATCGATATCATCTCCATCATTCATAAGAACGGAATTAAAATAGATTTCCCCGAGGAGGTGCTTGAGCAAGCGGCTAACACCCCGGAAGAAATTGAGGAAGCAGAATTGAAAAATCGGGTTGACCGCCGGGATGAAACAATTGTCACAATTGACGGTGCAGACGCGAAGGACCTGGATGATGCGGTTTCCGTTAAAAAACTGGACAACGGCAATTACATGCTGGGCGTATATATCGCGGATGTCAGTTACTATGTGGAACAGGATACTCCAATTGATAAGGAAGCATTTGAGCGCGGAACAAGTGTGTATTTGGTTGACCGGGTCATTCCAATGATTCCACACCGTCTGTCCAACGGAATTTGTTCGTTAAATCCACAGGTGGACAGGCTGACACTCGGTTGTGAAATGGAAATTAGTTCAAAAGGTGAAGTTGTGAATCACGAGATTTTTCAAAGCGTTATTAAAACGAACGAACGCATGACATACCGGGATGTTAATAAAATATTAGTTGACCATGATGAAGAAGTTCGCGATAAATACCAAGAGCTTGTCCCGATGTTTGAGCAGATGGAAAGTCTCGCTGCAATACTGCGTGGCAAGCGAATGGGCCGCGGAGCAATTGATTTTGACTTTAAAGAAGCACAGGTACTCGTTGATGAAAATGGAAAAGCGAGTGATGTCGTGTTACGCGAACGGTCAGTTGCAGAACGGTTGATTGAAGAATTTATGCTTGCTGCCAATGAAACAGTTGCGGAACATTTTCATTGGATGGATGTTCCGTTTATCCACCGTATCCACGAAGATCCGGACGAAGGAAAGCTGCAGCATTTCTTTGAGTTTGTCGCAGGGCTTGGTTATGCTGTTAAAGGAAAAGCAAACGAGGTTCACCCGCAGGCATTGCAGAAAATAATCGAAGGGGTGAAAGGAAAGCCCGAGGAAATGATCGTATCCAAGTTGATGCTGCGTTCGATGCAGCAGGCAAAATATGATCCGCAAAGTGTTGGACATTTCGGACTGGCAACCGACTTTTACACCCATTTCACCTCACCGATCCGCCGTTATCCGGACTTAACCGTTCATCGGCTGATTCGAACGTATCTGATTGACAAAAAAATGGATCCGAAGACACTCAAATACTGGAAAGACCATATGCCGGAAATTGCTCGTCATACGTCCGGAATGGAGCGGGCGGCAGTTGATGCCGAACGTGAAACGGACGACTTGAAAAAAGCCGAATTCATGCAGGATAAAATTGGTGAGGAATTTACTGGTGTTATCAGTTCCGTTACTAATTTCGGTTTGTTTGTCGAATTGGAAAATACCGTTGAGGGACTTGTTCATGTAAGTTATCTGACGGATGATTACTATCATTTTGATGAACGCAGTTATGCTATGATCGGGGAGCGAACCGGGAATATTTACCGAATTGGTGAAGAGGTTGATGTGCGAGTCGTCAAAGTAAATCTCGATGAACGTGTTGTTGATTTTGAATTAGTGGATAATCAGCCTCCACGAAAAAAAGCAAAATAG
- a CDS encoding alpha/beta hydrolase, whose translation MKIKLPKPFTFEAGPRAVLLLHGFTGHSADVRMLGRFLEKKGYTSHAPIYRGHGKEPEALIEANAAQWWEDVENAYNHLKELGYKEIAVAGLSLGGVLSLKLAYSNRVKGLVTMCAPMFFDNETELTKGFQAKAKEFKQLEGKDAETIDQEIGELLDNSSEMFRDLGKFITEVKNNVDMIYSPALIVQAGQDEMINTDSADYIYENIQSDQKDIKWYKNSSHVITMDKEKEQLHEDIYDFLESLDWSE comes from the coding sequence ATGAAAATAAAACTACCAAAACCATTTACGTTTGAAGCCGGCCCGCGTGCGGTATTATTATTACATGGGTTTACCGGACATTCGGCAGATGTTCGCATGCTGGGGCGTTTTTTGGAAAAAAAAGGCTATACCAGTCATGCACCGATTTACCGGGGGCATGGAAAAGAACCGGAAGCGTTGATTGAGGCAAATGCGGCACAATGGTGGGAAGACGTTGAGAATGCTTATAATCATTTGAAAGAGCTGGGTTATAAAGAAATTGCCGTCGCAGGGTTGTCGCTTGGTGGAGTGCTCAGCTTAAAACTTGCTTATTCCAATCGGGTAAAGGGGCTTGTTACGATGTGTGCCCCAATGTTTTTTGACAATGAAACGGAACTCACAAAAGGTTTTCAGGCAAAAGCAAAAGAATTCAAGCAGCTGGAAGGAAAAGATGCGGAGACGATTGATCAGGAAATTGGTGAATTGCTTGATAATTCGTCTGAAATGTTCCGGGACCTGGGGAAATTTATTACAGAAGTAAAAAATAATGTTGATATGATTTATTCGCCGGCCTTGATAGTGCAGGCTGGTCAGGATGAAATGATTAACACAGACAGTGCGGATTATATATATGAAAATATCCAATCCGATCAAAAAGACATTAAATGGTATAAAAATTCCAGCCATGTGATAACGATGGATAAGGAAAAAGAACAATTGCACGAGGATATTTATGATTTTCTCGAGTCACTTGACTGGAGTGAATGA
- the secG gene encoding preprotein translocase subunit SecG yields MAGIVNILLVIDAIVMIVLILLQSGKSEGLSGAISGGAEQLFGKQKARGADLVLHRGTVVTGVLFFVFAFLSAYIV; encoded by the coding sequence ATGGCAGGAATCGTAAATATTTTATTGGTAATTGATGCAATTGTAATGATTGTGCTTATTTTATTGCAATCTGGTAAGAGTGAGGGACTTTCCGGAGCAATTTCCGGCGGTGCCGAACAGCTCTTCGGAAAACAGAAAGCCCGCGGTGCAGATCTTGTGCTGCACAGAGGAACAGTTGTAACCGGGGTGCTGTTTTTCGTGTTTGCTTTTCTAAGTGCATATATAGTTTAA
- a CDS encoding alpha/beta fold hydrolase encodes MEESFWITMDDNVQVYVKKWFDPSKQPKAIVQLAHGMVEHINRYKEFAEFLLSHDIFIYGNDHRGHGKTAEKQGLFGYLADENGFERTTEDLLEVTKRIKQDYPDIPLFLLGHSMGSFLARNYINNQSSMIDGVILSGTGYFSRTTSLAAKLIASTLPPKEKSPLMNSLAFSSYNRQIKNKRTNFDWLSNDAKIVQTYMEDPLCGHIPTARFFYDLMTGLILIHSRKSITSVRSELPMLFISGSDDPVGNYGKGVWKTANMYLDAGIDDAIVMLFDHGRHELLNEKNRDLVYNDILNWVEARMGHNA; translated from the coding sequence ATGGAGGAATCGTTTTGGATAACAATGGATGATAATGTACAGGTTTATGTTAAGAAATGGTTCGATCCTTCAAAACAACCGAAAGCCATTGTCCAGCTTGCACATGGCATGGTCGAACACATAAACAGGTACAAGGAATTTGCTGAATTTTTACTGTCACATGATATTTTCATCTATGGAAATGATCATCGGGGACACGGCAAAACTGCAGAAAAGCAAGGGCTGTTTGGTTATCTGGCTGACGAAAATGGTTTTGAGCGGACTACCGAAGATCTCTTGGAAGTAACAAAACGAATTAAACAAGATTATCCGGATATCCCCTTGTTCCTGCTTGGTCACAGCATGGGATCATTTTTGGCGCGAAACTATATCAACAATCAAAGCAGTATGATTGACGGTGTAATTTTATCAGGCACCGGATATTTTTCCCGGACAACGAGTCTGGCAGCCAAACTGATTGCTTCCACCCTTCCACCGAAAGAAAAATCACCTTTAATGAATTCATTGGCATTCAGTTCGTACAACAGGCAGATTAAAAATAAACGGACCAACTTTGACTGGCTGTCCAATGATGCAAAAATCGTTCAAACGTATATGGAGGATCCATTGTGCGGCCATATTCCGACAGCACGATTTTTCTATGACCTGATGACAGGACTTATTCTGATTCACAGCCGGAAAAGCATCACATCGGTCCGCTCCGAATTGCCGATGCTGTTCATCAGCGGCAGTGATGATCCGGTTGGAAACTATGGAAAAGGTGTCTGGAAAACAGCAAATATGTATCTGGATGCTGGAATCGATGATGCCATTGTCATGTTATTTGATCATGGAAGACATGAATTATTGAACGAAAAAAATCGTGATCTTGTTTATAACGACATACTGAACTGGGTTGAAGCGCGAATGGGTCACAATGCTTGA
- the ptsP gene encoding phosphoenolpyruvate--protein phosphotransferase — translation MIQGIAASNGIAIAKAYLLTAPDLSFEKKSSDNPNIEVERLEKALEVSKNELEKIKAHTKKEIGDEHAEIFSAHLLVLSDPEMINPMKEKINSENATAEAALDETANMFIDMFKNMDNEYMRERAADIQDVTKRVMAHLLGVTFPDPALIDEEVIVIANDLTPSDTAQLNREYVKGFATDIGGRTSHSAIMARSLEIPAVVGTKKVTSDINKDDLVIVDGIEGNVIVNPSEDELTTYKEKQESFAKQKEEWAKLKDEPTISADGEQVELGANIGTPEDVAGVLGNGGEAIGLYRTEFLYMGKSELPTEEEQYDAYKSVLEQMDDKPVVVRTLDIGGDKELSYLDLPKELNPFLGFRAIRFCLENENVFRTQLRALLRASVHGNLKIMFPMIATLEEFRQAKAILLDEKDNLTREDVKVSDQIEVGIMVEIPSTAVTAKQFAKEVDFFSVGTNDLIQYTMAADRMNERVSYLYQPYHPAILNLVNNVIEAAHAENKWVGMCGEMAGDTIAIPILLGLGLDEFSMSATSILPARTQIRGLSKEKMASYKDKLLLMGTAEEVVEFVKEKTE, via the coding sequence ATGATTCAAGGAATAGCAGCTTCGAACGGTATAGCAATTGCCAAGGCATACTTGCTTACTGCACCGGATTTATCTTTTGAGAAGAAATCAAGCGATAATCCTAACATAGAAGTCGAACGCCTGGAGAAGGCACTGGAAGTTTCTAAAAACGAACTGGAAAAAATAAAAGCACACACGAAAAAGGAAATCGGGGACGAGCATGCGGAAATTTTTTCAGCGCATTTGCTCGTTTTAAGTGACCCTGAAATGATAAACCCGATGAAAGAAAAGATCAATTCCGAAAATGCCACGGCTGAAGCGGCACTGGACGAAACAGCCAACATGTTTATCGATATGTTCAAAAATATGGATAATGAATATATGCGGGAGCGTGCTGCGGACATACAGGATGTAACGAAACGGGTAATGGCCCATTTGCTCGGTGTAACTTTCCCGGATCCCGCGCTAATCGATGAAGAAGTTATCGTCATCGCAAATGACCTCACGCCATCTGATACTGCACAGCTGAACCGCGAATATGTGAAAGGCTTTGCAACCGACATTGGCGGGCGCACATCACATTCGGCCATCATGGCAAGGTCACTGGAAATTCCGGCTGTTGTCGGAACCAAAAAAGTCACCAGTGATATTAACAAAGACGACTTGGTTATTGTTGATGGTATTGAAGGAAATGTTATCGTTAATCCATCAGAGGATGAACTGACTACCTATAAAGAAAAACAGGAGTCATTTGCAAAACAGAAAGAAGAATGGGCCAAGCTGAAAGATGAGCCAACCATTTCAGCTGACGGAGAGCAGGTTGAACTCGGTGCAAACATCGGCACGCCCGAAGATGTAGCGGGTGTTCTTGGCAATGGCGGTGAAGCAATCGGACTTTACAGGACAGAATTTTTATATATGGGCAAGAGTGAACTGCCGACAGAGGAAGAACAATACGACGCCTATAAGTCCGTACTCGAACAGATGGATGATAAACCGGTTGTTGTCCGTACATTGGACATCGGCGGCGACAAAGAATTAAGCTATCTTGATTTGCCCAAGGAACTAAATCCATTCCTTGGCTTCCGGGCAATCCGGTTTTGCCTGGAAAATGAAAATGTATTCCGCACGCAATTACGTGCGTTGTTACGCGCAAGTGTACATGGCAACTTAAAAATTATGTTTCCAATGATTGCAACACTTGAAGAATTCCGCCAAGCTAAAGCCATACTATTGGATGAAAAAGATAATTTGACACGGGAAGATGTAAAAGTTTCCGATCAAATCGAAGTCGGCATTATGGTCGAAATTCCATCCACTGCTGTAACGGCAAAACAATTCGCCAAAGAAGTGGACTTTTTCAGCGTTGGAACGAATGATCTGATTCAGTACACAATGGCAGCCGACCGTATGAATGAACGCGTCTCATACTTGTATCAGCCATACCATCCGGCCATACTGAACCTGGTTAACAATGTTATCGAAGCAGCACATGCGGAGAACAAATGGGTCGGCATGTGCGGCGAAATGGCCGGCGATACAATTGCCATTCCGATACTGCTCGGACTCGGCCTGGACGAATTCAGCATGAGCGCAACATCCATTCTTCCAGCCCGCACACAAATCCGCGGACTGTCGAAGGAAAAAATGGCATCTTATAAAGACAAGCTCTTATTAATGGGAACCGCTGAAGAAGTTGTTGAGTTTGTGAAGGAGAAGACGGAATAA
- a CDS encoding nitroreductase family protein → MIFEKRVITIELLDAIKQRRSIHNFKNTEVDLSILKEIFTYGTYAPTHYMKEPWNIKLYQEEGKRVLIDAILKSYQRIGMLKTDNNPKTVKMTESMRYFLMKIPHHAVIYFEKEEDPVRYEEEYASVCAFIQNAQLAAWEYGIGMLWTITPYMHDSGFLEDIGLDNDRFKIAAVMQIGYPEKVPRDKGRTPIDGKLEVVSGRPV, encoded by the coding sequence ATGATTTTTGAAAAAAGGGTGATAACCATCGAATTATTGGATGCAATTAAACAAAGGAGATCCATTCATAATTTTAAAAATACCGAAGTCGATTTGTCGATTTTAAAGGAAATTTTCACGTATGGCACATATGCCCCTACGCATTACATGAAAGAGCCCTGGAACATTAAACTTTACCAAGAGGAAGGTAAACGTGTATTAATTGATGCAATTCTAAAAAGCTATCAGCGGATTGGGATGCTTAAGACTGATAACAATCCTAAGACGGTGAAGATGACTGAATCCATGAGGTACTTTCTTATGAAAATTCCGCATCATGCCGTGATTTATTTTGAAAAAGAGGAAGATCCCGTTCGTTATGAAGAAGAGTATGCATCGGTTTGTGCATTCATTCAAAATGCACAACTTGCAGCCTGGGAATATGGGATCGGCATGTTGTGGACAATCACCCCGTACATGCATGACAGCGGGTTTTTAGAAGATATCGGATTGGATAATGATAGATTTAAGATAGCAGCAGTCATGCAGATTGGATATCCTGAGAAGGTTCCCCGGGATAAGGGACGCACACCGATTGATGGGAAACTGGAGGTCGTATCGGGACGCCCAGTGTAA
- a CDS encoding nucleoside hydrolase has translation MTKKVLVFGDIGIDDTISLIYAYFNDKIDIVGVVADYGNIPRENALANVNYIRNLLDIESDIQVIGGAEKPMTGETPAYFTEIHGEYGLGPIIPPEVEDNGIVENFFEVVDIINEYKDDLIIVNIGRLTSLATLFILYQSLMTNVSRYFFMGGAFWVPGNVTAVSEANFYGDPIAAQIVLKYAQNVTILPLNVTQKAIVTPKMIDYIDRVGGLNIIKPMLNYYYNAYKEIYPNLQGAPVHDVLTMMAVIKEDMFTYQTLPVKIVQLETGPARGQSIADIRPSGTMSEASAVKPHRIAFNLDYKKFYMDFMTTMTGQ, from the coding sequence ATGACGAAAAAAGTTCTCGTGTTTGGGGATATCGGTATTGATGACACGATTTCACTCATTTATGCCTACTTTAATGATAAGATTGATATTGTTGGTGTTGTGGCTGATTATGGCAATATTCCGAGGGAAAATGCACTGGCTAATGTCAACTATATACGGAATCTGCTGGATATCGAATCAGATATTCAGGTGATTGGCGGTGCAGAAAAGCCAATGACAGGTGAGACTCCGGCATATTTCACTGAAATTCATGGGGAGTATGGGCTCGGACCGATTATTCCACCGGAAGTTGAAGATAATGGAATTGTGGAAAACTTTTTTGAAGTGGTTGATATAATAAATGAATATAAGGATGACCTGATTATTGTTAATATTGGCAGGCTTACCTCGCTTGCAACATTGTTTATTCTGTATCAGTCATTAATGACTAATGTCAGCCGGTATTTTTTCATGGGTGGTGCATTTTGGGTTCCGGGAAATGTTACAGCGGTATCAGAGGCAAATTTCTACGGAGACCCCATTGCTGCTCAAATTGTGTTAAAATATGCTCAAAATGTTACGATCCTTCCATTGAATGTAACGCAAAAGGCAATCGTTACACCAAAAATGATTGATTATATTGATCGGGTAGGCGGATTGAATATTATTAAACCGATGCTGAATTATTACTATAATGCTTACAAAGAAATCTATCCTAACCTCCAGGGTGCACCGGTGCATGATGTTCTTACCATGATGGCTGTTATCAAGGAGGATATGTTCACGTATCAAACATTACCCGTTAAAATTGTTCAACTGGAAACCGGACCTGCACGCGGGCAGAGTATTGCTGATATCCGGCCAAGTGGAACGATGAGCGAAGCATCGGCAGTAAAACCGCACCGGATTGCTTTTAATCTGGACTACAAAAAATTTTATATGGATTTTATGACGACGATGACCGGTCAATAG
- the eno gene encoding phosphopyruvate hydratase — MPYITDVYAREVLDSRGNPTVEVEVSTESGAFGAALVPSGASTGEYEAVELRDGDKDRYLGKGVEKAVQNVNDVIAPELLGVDVTRQNIIDQIMLELDGTDNKETLGANAILGVSMAVAHAASSHLGLPLYNYLGGFNAKTLPTPMMNILNGGEHADNNVDIQEFMVMPIAAPTFKEALRTGAEIFHALKKVLKSKGYNTGVGDEGGFAPNLKSNEEALQTIVEAIEAAGYKPGEEVKLAMDVASSEIYEDGKYNLKGEGVVRTSAEMVDWYEELINNYPIISIEDGLDENDWEGHKLLTDRIGNRVQLVGDDLFVTNTSKLAQGIEQGVGNSILVKVNQIGTLTETFAAVEMAKRSGYTAVISHRSGETEDATIADIAVATNAGQIKTGAPSRTDRVAKYNQLLRIEDELAGMGEYGGLNSFYNLK, encoded by the coding sequence ATGCCATACATTACAGACGTATACGCACGAGAAGTATTAGATTCACGGGGGAATCCAACAGTAGAAGTAGAAGTATCCACTGAGTCCGGTGCTTTCGGAGCTGCACTGGTGCCAAGTGGTGCATCAACAGGTGAATATGAGGCAGTTGAACTCCGTGATGGTGATAAGGACCGTTATCTTGGCAAAGGCGTTGAAAAAGCAGTACAAAATGTCAATGACGTCATTGCACCTGAATTGCTTGGTGTTGACGTAACCCGCCAGAATATCATAGACCAAATTATGCTGGAACTGGATGGCACAGATAACAAGGAAACCCTTGGTGCCAATGCTATTCTCGGTGTCTCCATGGCAGTTGCCCATGCAGCATCAAGCCATCTGGGACTGCCGTTGTACAACTACCTAGGCGGATTTAATGCAAAAACGCTGCCAACCCCAATGATGAACATCCTGAATGGCGGCGAGCATGCTGATAACAATGTGGATATTCAGGAATTTATGGTCATGCCGATTGCTGCTCCAACATTTAAAGAAGCGTTGCGCACCGGTGCGGAGATATTTCATGCACTGAAAAAAGTATTGAAATCAAAAGGATATAATACCGGTGTCGGTGATGAAGGCGGGTTTGCACCAAACTTGAAGTCAAATGAAGAGGCACTGCAAACGATTGTGGAAGCGATTGAAGCTGCTGGTTATAAACCTGGTGAAGAAGTGAAACTTGCTATGGATGTTGCTTCATCCGAAATTTACGAGGACGGTAAATACAACTTAAAAGGTGAAGGTGTTGTCCGCACATCAGCTGAGATGGTTGACTGGTATGAAGAGCTTATTAACAACTATCCAATTATTTCAATTGAAGATGGACTCGATGAAAATGACTGGGAAGGCCATAAGCTGCTGACGGATCGCATCGGTAATCGTGTGCAGTTGGTTGGTGATGATTTATTCGTGACCAACACAAGCAAATTAGCACAAGGCATCGAACAAGGTGTCGGCAACTCCATTCTTGTCAAAGTGAACCAGATTGGAACACTGACTGAAACGTTTGCAGCGGTCGAAATGGCCAAGCGTTCCGGCTATACCGCGGTAATTTCACATCGCTCCGGCGAAACAGAAGATGCAACGATTGCGGACATTGCAGTAGCAACGAATGCCGGACAAATCAAAACCGGCGCACCATCCCGGACTGACCGTGTAGCCAAGTATAACCAGCTGCTCCGGATTGAAGACGAACTTGCCGGTATGGGCGAGTATGGCGGTTTAAATTCATTTTATAATTTAAAATAA
- the gpmI gene encoding 2,3-bisphosphoglycerate-independent phosphoglycerate mutase: MNQEKLAALIILDGFGIRGEEKGNAVKKANTPNFDRYWNEYPHNQLNASGEAVGLPEGQMGNSEVGHLNIGAGRIVYQSLTRVNLSIKEGDFFEKEAFLKSIKNAKENGKALHIFGLLSDGGVHSHIRHLFALLKLARDNDLHDVYVHAFLDGRDVGQQTAKKYIKATQDKMNEYGVGKIATISGRYYSMDRDKRWERVKKAYDAMVYGKGPSYQDPYEVIDDSYENGIYDEFVIPSVLTDENNDPVGKVQDGDSIIFYNFRPDRAIQISRTFANEDFHDFDRGESVPKNLDFVMLTNFSESVDGYVAYEPVNLDNTVGEVLSQNDLNQLRIAETEKYPHVTFFMSGGREQEFPGEKRVLIDSPKVATYDLKPEMSVYEVTDALLQELDSQQHNAIILNFANPDMVGHSGKLEPTIKAIEAVDECLGKVVDKILELGGNAIITADHGNSDEVVTVEDEPMTTHTTNPVPVIVTKEDAELRNGGILADLSPTLLDLLDVRKSEEMTGESLIKK; encoded by the coding sequence ATGAACCAGGAAAAGCTAGCTGCGCTAATCATTCTGGATGGGTTTGGCATTCGGGGTGAGGAAAAGGGCAACGCTGTTAAAAAAGCAAACACACCGAATTTTGATCGGTATTGGAATGAGTATCCGCATAACCAGCTGAATGCATCAGGTGAAGCTGTCGGTCTTCCGGAAGGCCAAATGGGTAACTCGGAAGTCGGACATTTAAATATCGGTGCCGGCCGTATTGTCTATCAAAGCTTGACCCGCGTCAACCTATCGATTAAAGAAGGCGACTTTTTTGAAAAAGAAGCATTTTTGAAGTCAATTAAGAATGCAAAAGAGAATGGAAAGGCACTGCACATTTTCGGACTCCTGTCAGATGGTGGTGTGCACAGTCATATTCGTCACCTGTTTGCACTGCTGAAATTGGCCAGGGACAATGATTTGCATGATGTATATGTCCATGCGTTCTTGGACGGACGTGATGTCGGACAACAAACCGCAAAAAAATATATCAAAGCAACACAGGACAAAATGAACGAATATGGTGTCGGTAAAATAGCGACCATCTCCGGCCGGTATTACTCGATGGACCGGGATAAACGGTGGGAGCGAGTCAAAAAGGCCTATGATGCAATGGTTTATGGCAAAGGTCCAAGCTATCAGGATCCCTATGAAGTTATCGATGATTCATATGAAAATGGCATTTATGATGAATTCGTTATTCCGTCGGTGCTGACCGATGAAAATAATGATCCAGTAGGGAAAGTCCAGGATGGGGATTCGATTATTTTTTACAATTTCCGGCCTGATCGGGCAATCCAAATTTCCCGTACATTTGCCAATGAAGATTTTCATGATTTTGACCGAGGGGAAAGTGTACCAAAGAATCTGGACTTTGTAATGCTGACGAATTTCAGTGAATCGGTTGACGGCTATGTTGCTTATGAGCCGGTTAATCTGGATAATACAGTTGGTGAAGTACTGTCACAAAATGATTTGAACCAACTGCGCATCGCGGAAACGGAAAAGTATCCGCACGTTACGTTTTTTATGAGCGGCGGACGCGAACAGGAATTTCCGGGTGAGAAAAGGGTTCTGATTGATTCGCCAAAGGTTGCAACGTATGACCTGAAGCCGGAAATGAGTGTGTACGAAGTGACAGATGCACTGCTGCAGGAGCTCGATTCCCAACAGCACAATGCGATTATTTTAAATTTCGCCAATCCGGATATGGTTGGTCATTCCGGTAAACTTGAACCAACTATTAAGGCGATTGAAGCGGTTGATGAATGTCTCGGAAAAGTCGTCGATAAAATTCTTGAACTTGGCGGAAATGCAATCATTACAGCGGATCATGGCAACTCGGATGAAGTGGTTACAGTCGAAGATGAACCGATGACCACCCATACAACAAATCCGGTTCCGGTAATTGTCACGAAAGAAGACGCTGAACTTCGTAATGGAGGCATTTTAGCTGATTTGTCACCAACATTATTGGATTTACTGGATGTGAGAAAATCTGAGGAAATGACTGGTGAATCATTAATTAAGAAATAA